One window from the genome of Pseudonocardia hierapolitana encodes:
- a CDS encoding cupin domain-containing protein has translation MMTGDEIVLGPLPKGITLAKEGMRKKVWNVLGHTYWMKAASDSSFAFETYDPPGTGVPPHVHPLQDEHIYVLEGVFTLYLDGEWTTAGPGDTVLMPRNRPHAYYNRSEAPTRGLFWVSPAGKLVALFDQLHNLTDPEEVVRLSAEHDVDFLPPGSVEGA, from the coding sequence ATGATGACCGGCGACGAGATCGTGCTCGGCCCGCTGCCCAAGGGCATCACCCTCGCGAAGGAGGGGATGCGCAAGAAGGTGTGGAACGTTCTCGGCCACACGTACTGGATGAAGGCCGCGAGCGACTCCAGCTTCGCCTTCGAGACCTACGACCCGCCCGGTACGGGTGTGCCGCCGCACGTCCACCCGCTCCAGGACGAGCACATCTACGTGCTGGAGGGCGTGTTCACCCTGTACCTGGACGGCGAGTGGACCACGGCGGGCCCCGGCGACACCGTGCTCATGCCGCGCAACCGGCCCCACGCGTACTACAACCGGAGCGAGGCGCCCACCCGCGGCCTGTTCTGGGTGAGCCCGGCCGGGAAGCTCGTGGCGCTCTTCGACCAGCTGCACAACCTCACCGATCCCGAGGAGGTCGTGCGCCTGTCCGCCGAGCACGACGTCGACTTCCTGCCGCCCGGGTCGGTGGAGGGCGCCTGA
- a CDS encoding DeoR/GlpR family DNA-binding transcription regulator, protein MLARQRQELILDAVRATGGVRVSELVDQLGVSDMTVRRDIDELARRGLVTRVHGGATAAGSSVEEPGFAAKSALNTAAKRAIAQAAAALVGPGASVALSAGTTTHAVASMLLAIPQLTVVTNSLRVAEVLHAAPRPDLTVVLTGGERTPSDALVGPVAVAALRGLHVDWLLMGVHGMDVEAGFTSPNLAEAETNRALLTSARQVAVVADNSKWGVVGLSTIATLDEVDVVVSDDGLEPEARQALEQNCGRLVLAA, encoded by the coding sequence ATGCTCGCCCGCCAGCGGCAGGAGCTGATCCTCGACGCCGTCCGTGCGACGGGCGGCGTGCGGGTGTCGGAGCTGGTCGACCAGCTGGGCGTCTCGGACATGACGGTGCGCCGCGACATCGACGAGCTCGCCCGGCGCGGGCTCGTCACCCGCGTGCACGGAGGCGCGACCGCGGCGGGCAGCAGCGTGGAGGAACCGGGATTCGCGGCGAAGTCGGCGCTGAACACCGCGGCGAAACGGGCGATCGCGCAGGCGGCCGCCGCGCTCGTCGGACCGGGGGCGTCGGTGGCGCTCTCGGCGGGTACGACGACGCATGCCGTCGCGTCGATGCTGCTGGCGATCCCGCAGCTCACGGTCGTCACGAACTCGCTGCGGGTGGCCGAGGTGCTGCACGCCGCGCCGCGGCCCGACCTCACGGTCGTGCTCACCGGCGGCGAGCGCACCCCGTCGGACGCGCTGGTCGGACCGGTCGCCGTGGCGGCACTGCGCGGGCTGCACGTCGACTGGCTGCTGATGGGGGTGCACGGGATGGACGTCGAGGCGGGCTTCACCAGCCCGAACCTGGCGGAGGCCGAGACGAACCGGGCGCTGCTCACCAGCGCGCGGCAGGTGGCCGTGGTGGCCGACAACTCGAAATGGGGAGTAGTGGGGTTGAGCACGATCGCCACCCTCGACGAGGTCGACGTCGTCGTGAGCGACGACGGCCTCGAACCGGAGGCACGCCAGGCCCTGGAGCAGAACTGCGGACGGCTGGTGCTGGCGGCATGA
- a CDS encoding FitA-like ribbon-helix-helix domain-containing protein — MADLLIRNLDPVTHRELKRRAQRAGQSLQAYVAGLLEAQTARPAIEDWLAELEEIPPVEGASGADAVRSARDELP, encoded by the coding sequence GTGGCCGACCTGCTCATCCGCAACCTCGATCCCGTGACGCACCGGGAGCTCAAGCGCCGCGCCCAGCGCGCGGGGCAGAGCCTGCAGGCCTACGTGGCCGGGCTGCTCGAAGCGCAGACCGCTCGCCCGGCGATCGAGGATTGGCTGGCCGAGCTGGAGGAGATCCCGCCGGTGGAGGGCGCGAGCGGAGCTGACGCCGTCCGTTCGGCGCGCGACGAGCTGCCGTGA
- a CDS encoding carboxylesterase/lipase family protein translates to MAEQTASPVVRTRGGAVRGVLDGGIAAFRGIPFAAPPVGALRFQAPRPADPWDGVREADVFGPPPPQAPLAPPPPVPAPVGPVRHDPGDWLTVNVWTPDPGAAGLPVLVWIHGGAYRMGSSADPGYDGSVLARGGAVVVTANHRVGVEGYAQLDGAPANRGLLDAVAMLRWVQEEIAAFGGDPARVTVFGESAGAGAIAALMVMPVAEGLFARAITQSVPGTFFSPALARDVSAELVAPLGLAPAAAALADVPPERLIGALAALDQRMPALGRWGLVAHTPTPFSPVVDGEVLPTTPWTGLAAGVARDVPLIVGHNRDEWRLFLVMGGERITDEMAAGAMRGFGPGPDAEERIRAAFPGASAEELLVLTCSDRMFRMPSVHLAEAHAAGGGRSHLYELTWPSPALGGVFGACHFLDVPLVFGVSDSGLPLQLLGSPPPGEAREVSAQMQGAWIAFAREGDPGWEPYDGQQLTRVFDAAERGGVRPYPEEASWKLWADAPPEVLDLR, encoded by the coding sequence ATGGCCGAGCAGACGGCGTCCCCCGTGGTGCGCACGCGAGGCGGCGCCGTGCGCGGCGTGCTCGACGGCGGGATCGCGGCCTTCCGCGGCATCCCGTTCGCGGCACCACCCGTCGGCGCACTGCGGTTCCAGGCGCCGCGGCCGGCCGACCCGTGGGACGGCGTGCGCGAGGCCGACGTGTTCGGGCCGCCCCCTCCGCAGGCTCCGCTGGCCCCACCGCCGCCGGTCCCCGCCCCGGTGGGGCCGGTCCGGCACGACCCCGGCGACTGGCTCACCGTCAACGTCTGGACGCCCGACCCCGGCGCGGCGGGCCTGCCGGTGCTCGTGTGGATCCACGGCGGGGCGTACCGGATGGGTTCCTCCGCCGACCCGGGGTACGACGGGTCGGTACTGGCCCGCGGCGGCGCCGTCGTCGTCACCGCGAACCACCGCGTCGGCGTCGAGGGGTACGCGCAGCTGGACGGCGCGCCGGCGAACCGCGGGCTGCTCGACGCCGTCGCGATGCTCCGCTGGGTCCAGGAGGAGATCGCCGCGTTCGGCGGCGACCCCGCTCGGGTGACGGTGTTCGGCGAGTCCGCGGGTGCCGGCGCGATCGCCGCGCTCATGGTCATGCCCGTGGCCGAGGGCCTCTTCGCCAGGGCGATCACGCAGAGCGTGCCCGGCACGTTCTTCAGCCCCGCGCTGGCCCGTGACGTCAGCGCCGAGCTCGTCGCGCCGCTCGGGCTCGCGCCGGCCGCGGCCGCCCTCGCCGACGTGCCACCGGAGCGGCTCATCGGCGCACTGGCCGCGCTGGACCAGCGGATGCCGGCACTCGGCCGCTGGGGCCTCGTCGCCCACACGCCCACCCCGTTCTCGCCGGTCGTGGACGGCGAGGTGCTGCCCACGACCCCGTGGACCGGGCTGGCGGCAGGCGTCGCGCGGGACGTCCCGCTGATCGTCGGGCACAACCGCGACGAGTGGCGGCTGTTCCTCGTGATGGGCGGCGAGCGGATCACCGACGAGATGGCGGCAGGCGCGATGCGCGGGTTCGGGCCCGGCCCGGACGCGGAGGAGCGGATCCGGGCGGCCTTCCCCGGCGCGAGCGCGGAGGAGCTGCTCGTCCTCACCTGCTCGGATCGGATGTTCCGCATGCCGAGCGTGCACCTCGCCGAGGCCCACGCCGCCGGTGGCGGGCGCAGTCACCTCTACGAGCTGACCTGGCCCAGCCCCGCCCTCGGCGGCGTGTTCGGCGCCTGCCACTTCCTCGACGTGCCGCTCGTCTTCGGCGTGTCCGACAGCGGCCTTCCGCTCCAGCTGCTGGGCTCCCCGCCGCCCGGCGAGGCCCGCGAGGTGTCCGCCCAGATGCAGGGCGCGTGGATCGCGTTCGCCCGCGAAGGCGACCCCGGGTGGGAGCCCTACGACGGGCAGCAGCTCACGCGCGTGTTCGACGCGGCCGAGCGGGGTGGCGTGCGGCCCTATCCCGAGGAGGCCTCGTGGAAGCTGTGGGCCGACGCCCCGCCCGAAGTGCTCGACCTGCGCTGA
- a CDS encoding class I SAM-dependent methyltransferase, giving the protein MRRPADLDLVRESYDRVADNYVDMVATTGLGDIRTQPWLRAAMDVFADAVGGLGPVLDVGCGPGTVTAYLAERGLDVSGVDLSPRMIEHARRLYPHCSFSVASSTELDLAESSLGGVLGWWSLFNLPRDVLPQVLSSFAHALVPGGQLIIATHVGDADLARTEAYGGVAVSWTTYQWQPEQLLSLVEQAGLRPVADLRLPPEGPIGPVVVLVARRDQ; this is encoded by the coding sequence GTGCGTCGTCCTGCAGATCTCGACCTCGTTCGCGAGTCCTACGACCGCGTCGCGGACAACTACGTGGACATGGTGGCGACGACAGGTCTCGGGGACATCCGCACCCAGCCCTGGTTGCGAGCCGCGATGGACGTGTTCGCCGACGCGGTCGGCGGACTGGGCCCGGTGCTCGACGTCGGGTGCGGCCCGGGCACCGTGACGGCGTACCTGGCTGAGCGCGGTCTGGACGTGTCCGGTGTGGACCTGTCGCCTCGCATGATCGAGCACGCACGCCGCCTGTACCCCCATTGCAGCTTCAGCGTCGCCTCGTCGACCGAGCTCGATCTGGCCGAGTCGTCGTTGGGTGGAGTGCTGGGGTGGTGGTCGTTGTTCAACCTGCCTCGCGACGTTCTGCCGCAGGTCTTGTCGTCGTTCGCCCACGCCCTGGTGCCAGGCGGGCAACTGATCATCGCGACGCACGTGGGGGACGCCGACCTGGCTCGGACCGAAGCCTACGGCGGGGTCGCGGTCAGCTGGACGACCTACCAGTGGCAGCCGGAGCAGCTCCTCTCGCTGGTCGAGCAGGCAGGCCTACGACCGGTGGCCGACCTGCGGCTTCCCCCCGAGGGCCCGATCGGCCCGGTCGTGGTGCTCGTGGCCCGGCGCGATCAGTGA
- a CDS encoding beta-galactosidase: MLPFPGIAMGCDYNPEQWDPSVWRDDVALMEEAGVGFVTLGVFSWAMLEPTPGEYEFEWFDEVIELLHANGIAVDLATATASPPPWLTTRHPEILPVDAEGRTLWQGSRQSWCPSSPVFRDHALQLVGELARRYGSHPAVKLWHVSNELGCHIVRCYCDVSAAAFRRWLAGRYGSVEKLNEAWGTAFWSQRYSSFDEVLPPRLTPTISNPGHELDFSRFSSDALLDYYRAERDVLRQLSPDVPVTTNLMVNPRQSGTDYFRWAPQLDLVSQDHYIDTRLPRPRAEQAFSDDLTRGVAGGEPWMLMESATSAVNWQPVNPAKKPGELLLDSLRHVARGADTVGFFQWRASKAGAEKYHSALVPHAGPDSARFREVVELGATLQKLGEVAGSRVEADVALLVDWEAWWACDLGSHPSCQVRYMDAALRWHRAVTELGATADVVHPSADLSGYKLVIVPTLYLCTDETAAALEAYVEGGGHVLVTYFSGIVDEHDHIRLGGYPGAFRKLLGVRTEEFAPLLPGVTVTLDDGSTADVWTERLEAGGAEVIASYTDGPLPGTPALTRRAVGEGAAWYLATWLDDEATAALADRLTREAGIDRLDAPQPGLEVVRRGGYLFVLNRGDLPAGVPATGTDLLTGERVDGEVRVAAGAAAVIRSDEG; this comes from the coding sequence GTGCTCCCCTTCCCCGGCATCGCGATGGGATGCGACTACAACCCCGAGCAGTGGGACCCTTCGGTGTGGCGCGACGACGTGGCGCTGATGGAGGAGGCGGGCGTCGGGTTCGTGACGCTCGGGGTGTTCTCGTGGGCGATGCTCGAGCCCACGCCGGGCGAGTACGAGTTCGAGTGGTTCGACGAGGTCATCGAGCTGCTGCACGCGAACGGGATCGCCGTCGACCTGGCCACCGCCACCGCGTCGCCGCCGCCGTGGCTCACGACGCGCCACCCGGAGATCCTCCCGGTCGACGCCGAGGGGCGCACGCTCTGGCAGGGCAGCCGGCAGTCCTGGTGTCCCAGCTCGCCGGTGTTCCGCGACCACGCGCTGCAGCTCGTCGGTGAGCTGGCCCGCCGGTACGGCAGCCATCCGGCCGTGAAGCTGTGGCACGTGAGCAACGAGCTGGGGTGCCACATCGTCAGGTGCTACTGCGACGTGAGCGCCGCGGCGTTCCGGCGCTGGCTGGCCGGCCGGTACGGCTCGGTCGAGAAGCTGAACGAGGCGTGGGGCACGGCGTTCTGGTCGCAGCGCTACTCGTCGTTCGACGAGGTGCTGCCGCCGCGGCTCACGCCCACGATCAGCAACCCGGGCCACGAGCTGGACTTCTCCCGCTTCTCCTCCGACGCGCTGCTGGACTACTACCGCGCCGAGCGGGACGTCCTGCGCCAGCTCTCGCCGGACGTCCCCGTCACCACCAACCTGATGGTCAACCCGCGGCAGTCGGGCACCGACTACTTCCGCTGGGCGCCGCAGCTCGACCTCGTCTCGCAGGACCACTACATCGACACCCGGCTGCCGCGTCCGCGCGCCGAGCAGGCGTTCAGCGACGATCTCACCCGTGGGGTCGCCGGTGGCGAGCCGTGGATGCTCATGGAGTCGGCCACGAGCGCGGTGAACTGGCAGCCGGTCAACCCGGCCAAGAAACCCGGTGAGCTGCTGCTGGACTCGCTGCGCCACGTCGCCCGTGGCGCCGACACCGTCGGGTTCTTCCAGTGGCGGGCGTCGAAGGCCGGTGCGGAGAAGTACCACTCGGCGCTGGTGCCGCACGCCGGGCCCGACTCGGCGCGCTTCCGCGAGGTCGTGGAGCTCGGCGCGACGCTGCAGAAGCTCGGTGAGGTCGCCGGGAGCCGGGTCGAGGCGGACGTCGCGCTGCTCGTCGACTGGGAGGCCTGGTGGGCGTGTGACCTCGGCTCGCACCCGTCCTGCCAGGTCCGCTACATGGACGCCGCGCTGCGCTGGCACCGCGCGGTCACGGAGCTGGGCGCCACGGCCGACGTCGTGCACCCATCGGCCGACCTGTCGGGCTACAAGCTGGTGATCGTCCCGACGCTGTACCTGTGCACCGACGAGACGGCCGCGGCGCTGGAGGCGTACGTGGAGGGCGGCGGGCACGTCCTCGTCACGTACTTCTCGGGGATCGTCGACGAGCACGACCACATCCGCCTCGGCGGCTACCCGGGCGCGTTCCGGAAGCTCCTCGGGGTGCGCACGGAGGAGTTCGCGCCGCTCCTGCCCGGGGTCACCGTCACCCTCGACGACGGCAGCACCGCCGACGTCTGGACGGAGCGGCTGGAGGCGGGCGGCGCCGAGGTCATCGCGAGCTACACCGACGGCCCGCTGCCCGGTACCCCCGCGCTCACCCGCCGGGCCGTCGGCGAGGGCGCGGCCTGGTACCTCGCCACGTGGTTGGACGACGAGGCCACGGCCGCACTCGCCGACCGGCTCACCCGCGAGGCAGGCATCGACCGGCTGGACGCGCCCCAGCCGGGGCTGGAGGTCGTGCGCCGCGGCGGGTACCTGTTCGTGCTCAACCGCGGCGACCTCCCGGCAGGCGTCCCGGCCACCGGCACCGACCTGCTCACCGGGGAGCGCGTCGACGGCGAGGTCCGCGTGGCGGCGGGCGCGGCCGCGGTGATCCGGTCGGACGAGGGCTGA
- the galK gene encoding galactokinase, producing the protein MTTFAELFEREPDGRWAGPGRVNLIGEHVDYADGLCLPFAIAQRTIVEVAKRDDDRLRLRSLSEEGGFDGALSDVGPGRPEGWAGYVAGVLWALREAGHAVGGIDLLVTDTVPLGSGLSSSAALECGAALAVDDLFGLGLGGSAEGRKVLVDACRRAENDVVGAQTGGMDQAASLLGRAGHALLLDTHDESTRQVPFDPTEVGLTLLIIDTKVRHSHADNEYGARRASVEKAADALGRPSLRDATLDDLAALDADLLPRARHIVTEIDRVRRTVALLDAGRIAEIGPLLDASHASLAGDYEVSVPELDLACSTARAAGALGARMTGGGFGGSAIALVPTDAVDTVSGAVRAAFATAGHQDPDIRATEPSAGAERIT; encoded by the coding sequence GTGACGACGTTCGCGGAGCTCTTCGAACGCGAGCCGGACGGCCGCTGGGCCGGGCCCGGCCGGGTCAACCTGATCGGCGAGCACGTCGACTACGCCGACGGCCTGTGCCTGCCGTTCGCGATCGCGCAGCGCACGATCGTCGAGGTGGCGAAGCGGGACGACGACCGCCTCCGGCTGCGCAGCCTGTCGGAGGAGGGCGGCTTCGACGGAGCACTCTCCGACGTCGGGCCGGGCCGCCCGGAGGGCTGGGCCGGCTACGTCGCCGGTGTGCTGTGGGCGCTGCGGGAGGCGGGCCACGCGGTCGGCGGGATCGACCTGCTGGTCACCGACACCGTTCCCCTCGGCTCGGGGCTCTCCTCGTCCGCGGCCCTCGAGTGCGGGGCGGCCCTGGCCGTCGACGACCTGTTCGGGCTCGGCCTCGGTGGCTCGGCCGAGGGCCGGAAGGTGCTCGTCGACGCGTGCCGCCGGGCGGAGAACGACGTGGTGGGCGCGCAGACCGGCGGCATGGACCAGGCCGCGTCGCTGCTCGGACGGGCCGGGCACGCGTTGCTGCTCGACACCCACGACGAGTCGACGCGCCAGGTCCCGTTCGACCCGACGGAGGTCGGGCTCACCCTGCTCATCATCGACACGAAGGTGCGCCACAGCCACGCCGACAACGAGTACGGCGCCCGCCGCGCGTCGGTGGAGAAGGCTGCGGACGCGCTCGGGCGGCCCAGCCTGCGCGACGCCACCCTCGACGACCTCGCCGCGCTCGACGCGGACCTGCTCCCCCGCGCCCGGCACATCGTCACCGAGATCGACCGGGTGCGGCGCACCGTCGCGCTGCTGGACGCCGGCCGGATCGCCGAGATCGGTCCGCTGCTCGACGCCTCCCACGCCTCGCTCGCCGGGGACTACGAGGTGTCGGTCCCCGAGCTCGACCTGGCCTGCTCCACCGCCCGGGCCGCCGGCGCGCTGGGCGCCCGGATGACCGGGGGCGGGTTCGGCGGCTCCGCCATCGCGCTGGTGCCGACAGACGCCGTCGACACCGTCTCGGGAGCCGTACGGGCGGCCTTCGCGACGGCGGGCCACCAGGATCCGGACATCCGCGCCACGGAGCCGTCCGCGGGCGCCGAGCGGATCACATAG
- a CDS encoding ETEC_3214 domain-containing protein, with product MPEPEPGGPARQHPVARAIDSAKRHPVVLIATTVVAVLVFFGTVSDVFGRVTGAVTGVVNPHQQDYEHLEQIELGVTPQYLAERLGTARRSIDLCKEIPCPTEAAGRTLTMNLYQSEFVAVRALFEDSGLEWFAITLLSDDVNPPMKWLGHDLGALGDVTFAQALEAAQVEPTDVDVFLGPESTAYVEVVAAGAPADHRGLLLAVAPDGWSGDFERDAADVVERLNDAPYDPAVAGPFRSASQPNTYGEFLDDGGTVSVLASDPEFDRALLYVFTSL from the coding sequence ATGCCCGAACCCGAGCCAGGAGGACCCGCTCGCCAGCACCCCGTCGCCCGGGCCATCGACAGCGCGAAACGCCATCCCGTCGTGCTCATCGCCACCACCGTCGTGGCCGTGCTCGTGTTCTTCGGCACGGTGAGCGACGTGTTCGGCCGCGTCACCGGCGCGGTCACGGGTGTGGTGAACCCGCACCAGCAGGACTACGAGCACCTGGAGCAGATCGAACTGGGTGTCACCCCGCAGTACCTCGCGGAGCGGCTCGGCACCGCCCGGCGGTCGATCGACCTGTGCAAGGAGATCCCCTGTCCCACCGAGGCCGCGGGCCGGACCCTCACGATGAACCTCTACCAGTCGGAGTTCGTGGCGGTCCGGGCGCTCTTCGAAGACTCCGGCCTCGAGTGGTTCGCGATCACGTTGCTCTCCGACGACGTGAACCCGCCCATGAAGTGGCTGGGCCACGATCTCGGCGCGCTCGGCGACGTCACGTTCGCGCAGGCCCTCGAGGCCGCGCAGGTCGAACCGACGGACGTCGACGTGTTCCTCGGGCCGGAGTCGACCGCGTACGTCGAGGTGGTCGCCGCCGGCGCCCCTGCCGACCACCGGGGCCTCCTCCTCGCCGTCGCACCGGACGGGTGGTCGGGTGACTTCGAGCGGGACGCGGCGGACGTCGTCGAGCGGCTGAACGACGCCCCGTACGACCCCGCGGTGGCCGGGCCGTTCCGGTCGGCGTCGCAGCCGAACACGTACGGCGAGTTCCTCGACGACGGCGGGACCGTCTCGGTGCTGGCAAGCGACCCGGAGTTCGATCGCGCACTGCTGTACGTGTTCACCTCGCTCTGA
- a CDS encoding type II toxin-antitoxin system VapC family toxin — protein sequence MTTLVLDASAVVDLLLRNRNGKAVQSHFDGAELHSVAHLDAEVFSALARLHRDGTLAAAAVDVRLRLLARMNVLRLPITGALLQEAWTLRHNITARDALYVALARRLRGRLLTTDQRLARAVPGLCVDLAAM from the coding sequence GTGACGACACTCGTCCTCGACGCCTCGGCAGTGGTCGACCTGCTGCTGCGGAACCGGAACGGCAAGGCGGTGCAGTCCCACTTCGACGGTGCGGAGCTGCACTCGGTCGCCCACCTCGACGCCGAGGTGTTCTCCGCGCTGGCGCGCCTGCACCGGGACGGGACGCTTGCGGCCGCAGCGGTGGACGTCCGACTCCGCCTGCTGGCCCGGATGAACGTGCTCCGGTTGCCCATCACGGGGGCGCTGCTGCAGGAGGCCTGGACGCTCCGGCACAACATCACGGCTCGGGACGCGCTGTACGTCGCACTCGCCCGGCGCCTGCGCGGACGGCTGCTCACCACCGACCAGCGCCTGGCGCGAGCGGTCCCCGGGCTCTGCGTCGACCTCGCGGCTATGTGA
- the galT gene encoding galactose-1-phosphate uridylyltransferase: protein MRRTAARMADGRELIYFDDVTPDRVPPPDTRDLPKVQTGSIMRYDVLTGEWVAIAAHRQDRTFLPPADACPLCPTRQGRAPSEIPASDYDVVVFENRFPSFAQDVATDVPTEVDGDPLWPQRPAVGRCEVVCFTSDHNSSFGALPVDRVRTVIEAWADRTAALSAMPGVEQVFPFENRGTEIGVTLEHPHGQIYAYPFVTPRTAQLLNRAAEHRQRTGRDLHDDVLAAEHKAGTRVVREGTHFTVFVPAAARWPVEAHLVPHRPVRDFADLAEEERAELAELYRDLLHRFEVYFDEAPHPPYIAGWHQAPVHTGRDLTRLHLRLFSLRRAPGKLKYLAGSESGAGAWINDALPERIAQRLREVGS from the coding sequence ATCCGACGCACGGCCGCCCGGATGGCCGACGGGCGCGAGCTGATCTACTTCGACGACGTCACGCCCGACCGCGTGCCGCCGCCGGACACGCGTGACCTGCCGAAGGTGCAGACCGGGTCGATCATGCGATACGACGTGCTCACCGGCGAGTGGGTGGCGATCGCGGCGCACCGCCAGGACCGCACGTTCCTCCCGCCCGCCGACGCCTGCCCGCTGTGCCCGACGCGTCAGGGCCGCGCACCGTCGGAGATCCCGGCATCGGACTACGACGTCGTCGTGTTCGAGAACCGGTTCCCGTCGTTCGCCCAGGACGTCGCCACCGACGTGCCGACCGAGGTGGACGGCGACCCGTTGTGGCCGCAGCGCCCGGCGGTCGGGCGGTGCGAGGTCGTCTGCTTCACCAGTGACCACAACTCGTCGTTCGGCGCACTTCCCGTCGATCGGGTGCGCACGGTGATCGAGGCGTGGGCCGACCGCACGGCGGCGCTGTCGGCGATGCCGGGCGTGGAGCAGGTGTTCCCGTTCGAGAACCGCGGCACCGAGATCGGGGTGACCCTCGAACACCCGCACGGGCAGATCTACGCCTACCCGTTCGTCACCCCGCGCACCGCACAGCTGCTGAACCGGGCGGCGGAGCACCGCCAGCGGACGGGCCGCGACCTTCACGACGACGTGCTGGCCGCCGAGCACAAGGCCGGCACCCGCGTCGTCCGCGAGGGCACGCACTTCACGGTCTTCGTGCCCGCCGCGGCGCGCTGGCCGGTGGAGGCGCACCTCGTGCCGCACCGGCCCGTCCGCGACTTCGCCGACCTCGCCGAGGAGGAGCGCGCCGAGCTTGCGGAGCTGTACCGCGACCTGCTGCACCGGTTCGAGGTGTACTTCGACGAGGCCCCGCACCCGCCGTACATCGCGGGGTGGCACCAGGCGCCCGTGCACACCGGGCGCGACCTCACCCGGCTGCACCTGCGGCTGTTCTCGCTGCGCCGCGCGCCCGGGAAGCTCAAGTACCTCGCCGGCTCGGAGTCCGGGGCCGGCGCCTGGATCAACGACGCGCTGCCGGAGCGGATCGCCCAGCGGCTGCGGGAGGTCGGATCGTGA
- a CDS encoding alpha/beta fold hydrolase, whose translation MLHGAPTDSRTWQWMLPDLARDHTVIAWDAPGFGESSDIDDHWRAPQFADALAAFVAALDLERPHLVGHSFGTMVALSLFRRHPTVPASLVLVSGYAGWAGSLPPEEVARRLEMFVGMAELGDAFDPKSYPGLFSELIPPDREAVLATMMRENIRPASVRAAGYTGAETDLRPVLPTVDVPTLVLHGAADVRSPRANAEALHAAISTSQLVVLPRLGHACVVEDPETCATEIRRFMTTVS comes from the coding sequence ATGCTGCACGGCGCGCCGACCGACAGCCGCACGTGGCAGTGGATGCTCCCTGACCTTGCGCGCGACCACACCGTCATCGCCTGGGACGCGCCGGGTTTCGGCGAGTCGTCGGACATCGATGATCACTGGCGAGCGCCGCAGTTCGCCGACGCCTTGGCGGCATTCGTCGCCGCGCTCGACCTCGAACGGCCACACCTCGTGGGTCACTCATTCGGGACGATGGTCGCATTGTCGCTGTTCCGGCGTCATCCCACAGTGCCGGCGAGTCTGGTGCTCGTCAGCGGCTATGCGGGCTGGGCAGGTTCGTTGCCGCCGGAGGAGGTGGCACGACGGCTCGAGATGTTCGTCGGCATGGCCGAGCTGGGCGACGCGTTCGACCCGAAGTCGTATCCGGGCTTGTTCTCCGAACTCATCCCGCCCGACCGTGAGGCCGTGTTGGCCACGATGATGCGTGAGAACATCCGCCCGGCGAGTGTTCGAGCGGCTGGGTACACCGGAGCAGAGACCGACCTCCGGCCCGTGCTGCCCACTGTTGACGTCCCGACGCTCGTCCTGCACGGCGCGGCCGACGTTCGCTCGCCCCGCGCCAACGCCGAGGCGCTCCACGCTGCGATCTCGACATCCCAGCTCGTCGTGCTTCCGAGACTCGGCCACGCCTGTGTGGTCGAGGACCCCGAGACCTGCGCGACGGAGATCCGCCGGTTCATGACGACCGTGAGCTGA